The genomic DNA AGAGCAACGATGCGACCATCAGCCGGGCCATCGTGGAAGTCAAAAGCGCGATTGATCGCATCAAGGAACAGGTGCAGAATGTTGAGTGACGGGGAATTTCGGATTTGGGATTTCGGATTTCGAATGTTTCGAAATGCGTGAATCTCGAACCCGAAAATTGGAAATCCCAAATCCGAAATTTGAGATGCCATGCCCGAAGACCCGTCCAAAGCCAGCAAGTCGGCATCGAGTTCGATCGGTAGTGACGTCGTGGCCATCTCGGGCAACGCCGGCGCCAGCGGAGCCGACGTGTCGTCGGCGGCGAGCACTGCGAGCGCTTCGAGTCGGCCGGGCGGCTCGGGACGAGCAAAGTTCGGCACGTCCGAACTCGCGATCGTGCTCTCGCATTACGACATCGGGGTCGTCGAGGCGATCCAGGAATTCCCCCGCGGCTCGCGTAAAGCACCCAAGCTGCTGGTCAAGGCGGAGACCGGCCGATACCTGCTCAAACGCCGGGCCCGCGGCAAGAACGACGCAGAGAAGGTCGCATTCTGTCACGCATTGCAGATCCACCTCGCCGACCGGCAATTCCCCCTGCCGCACCTGATCGGCACGCGACGCGACAACAACTCGATGCTCCAGTGGCAAAACCACATCTACGAGCTGTTCGAGTACATCCGCGGCGCCGGCTACGACGCGTCGCTTGAAGCCACCGGCGACTCGGGCAAGATCCTCGGCCTGTTCCACCGGCTGCTTCGCAACTTCAAGTCCCGCTATCAGCCCTCGCAGGGCTCGTATCACGCCACGCGAACCGTCAACAGTGCCGTGCAGCAGATCCCCCGCCTCCTCGCCCGCGGCCCGGCCAGCGACAAGGTCAACGAGATCAAAAAGCTGCTGGACGTGTTGCTCGCCAGCTACGAAAACGCCGCCGAGCGGGTCAACAGCCTCGGCCTGCCGAACTGGCCCGCCCAGACCGTGCACAGCGACTGGCACCCGGGCAACATGCTCTTCCGCGGCTCGCGCGTGGTGGCGGTGATCGACTACGACTCGGCCCGCATCCTGCCGCGCGTGCTCGACGTGGCGAACGGCGCATTGCAGTTTTCCATCATCGGCGGCGGCGATGACCCGATCAACTGGCCGGCCTACATTGACGAGTCCCGCTACCGCCGATTCCTCCGCGGCTACGACAGCGTGCCCGACGCGATGCTCAGCCATGTGGAGCTTAAGAGCGTGCCCTGGCTGATGGTCGAAGCACTGGTCGCCGAGGCGGTGATCCACATTGCCGCCACGGGCAGCTTCGCCCACCTAGACGGCCTGGCGTTCCTGAAAATGGTCGAACGCAAGATCGGCTGGATTCAAAAGCACGCCAACCACCTCGTCCAGGCCGCCGCAGATTGATCACAGCCGTCCCGTCTGGGGGATGGGTTCCTGGTTTCTGGTTTAGGGTTCCAAGTCATCGACCAGCCCGTTTCAGTGAAGCGGTAAAGGTTGAGCGTGGCTCCAGTCCCACCAGTAACCTGGCCACGCTGAGCACCAACCAGAAACGAGAACCCCCAAACCAGAAACCCTTTCTCCCCCCGGCATGCCTTTTGCTGCCATACCCCCCCGAGGCCGGGAATAACCGGTCTCGTTGGTGGATTTTGCAAAAGGGCGCTCGTTTTTTGGAAGCATTCTAAAAAAGAGAACTGGCTCGTGGGTTGCTCCGTACTAAATACAGTTCGCTGGCGACACCCGGTCGCCGGCCGGCAGGGGAAGGCTGGACCACCTTGATTGCACGAACTGCACGAGGGGTTCCCCACGAGATCCGAGTTGGTCGAATGCCGCCGACGACGGGCGTCATCCGGAAAAGGGCTCGGCTGTGCCCGGCCCTGACGTTTACCGAAGGCAGGATGTCATGACGAAACTAACGCACCCCCATTCTCCACTGGCGCAGGCGCGCAAGCATCAGCAGGTCAGCTTGTCGCGCTCGCAGCGGCCGCTGAACATCCGCGATCAGGCCACACTGAAACGGCTGCTGACCGAGAAGTTCGAGCACGTGCACGACGAATTGTTCGATCTGCCCGAAGCTGAGGCGATGCGCAAGGTCTTTGACGAAGCACCGCCTATCCAGAAGCCGGACACCAGTTGGTATCACCCGGTGATGGACAACGCCACGCAAGTACGGGCAGGCAAGAACGTGGGCACCGTGCTGCTGAGCGCGAAGGAAGAGCGGGCGCTATTCCTTCAGTTCAACTACTGCCGGTTCCGCACCGTGCAGTGGCGGGACAGGTTCATCGAGCAGGATGAGATCGACCCCGACGAAGGCCGTGAAGCGCTCATCTGGTTCCACAAGTCCGAGGCGTTCCGCGATCAGATCGCGCAGACGAACCTCGCCCTTGTGCTGGCGATGGCCAAGCGGACCCGCATGAGCGAAGTCGACTTCGCTGATCTGGTCAGCGAGGGGAATATGGCCCTGCTGCGAGCGGTCGACAAGTTCGACGTGTCGCGCGGGTTCAAGTTCTCGACGTATGCCTGCCGTGCGATCCTCAAGGCGTTCTCGCGAAGCGGCGTGAAGCTGAGCAAGTATCGGCAGATGTTCCCAACGGACTTCGACCCCAAGCTGGAGAAGTCCAACTACATGGAGAAGAAGCGCGAGACGCACGAGGACGAGTGCGTCGACGAGCTTCGGCAGATCATCCGAAGCAACCGCGCGGACCTGTCCGACATCGAGCAGGAAGTCATTCAGCACCGCTTCGCGATCGATCGTGACAGCGGCAAGGGTGACGAGCAGGGGCAGGCGTTGACGCTCGAACAGGTCGGCCGAATCATCGGCGTCACGAAGGAACGCGTCCGTCAGATTCAGAACAAAGCGCTGGAGAAAATTCGCCAGACGCTGGAATCTGATTTCCTTGAATGACAAGTCGCGATCGCCGATTAAACAATCAAAGATCCTCCGCAGCCGTGGGCGTCCTGTCTACGGCTGTTTTTTGTGGGGTGATTGAACTCGCAGATAAAACGGATTGCCCATCAAACTCGGACTTTGTGCATGAGGCGAAGCCCACTGCGTGACGCCGTGGGCTTCCATCACACCCGGAATTCATGTCCGACCCGTATTAAACATGATTCACCGCATCACGCCGTCAGCTGTGAAGGGGGTATTCAGTCGACGTCATTCCCCTCCGTAGGGAGAATGAGGCGGAAGTCCATGCCGCCGGTGGTCAGGGGGTGGGCTTCGATGCGGCCGCCGTGGGCCTCGGCGATGGAGTGACTTATCGGCAGCCCCATGCCCATGCCGCGCTGCTTGGTGGTGAAGAACGGCTCGAAGATATGATCGAGCTGATGCTTCGGGATACCGTAGCCGTTGTCGCGAACGCTGATCTGCACATGAGCGTCATCGATCACCTCGCTGGCGAGACACAACTTTCGTTCAGGGGTCGGCGTCCGGTCCATCGCCTCCATCGCGTTGCGCATCAGGTTCAGCAGCACCTGTTCGATCTGCACCGGGTCGGCGGCGATCTGAGGCAAGTTGTCCATCAATGCCAGATCGATCTGGACCGATTGATGTCGCAGTTCGGGCTCGATCAACTCGATCGCGCCCCGTATCAGCTCATTTACGTCAACGAGGGTGCGCTGCGGTTCGCGTTTACGGACGAATCGGCGTAGCCGACGAATGATCTGGCTTGCACGGTCGGCCTGCGCCGCGACGCGGCCGAGCAAGTCGCGCGACGCCTCGGGGTCGAGCGGCGTATCGCCGATGCGGTTGAGAGCTCCTTGCACATAGCTGCTGATCGCCGCTAACGGCTGGTTCAACTCGTGTGCCAGTTCCGAGGCGAGTTCGCCCATCGTGCTCAGTCGGCTGACATGAATCAGCTCGGCCTGGCGTTGACGGGCGAGTTGCTCGGCTTGCTTCTGGGCGGTGATGTCGCGTTGGATCGAGACCCAGTGCGTAATTCGGCCGTGCTCGTCGCGTACTGGACCGATGTGCCAGCTGAGCACATACTCGCCGCCGTCTTTGCGGTAGTTGAATGTCTCGCCCTGGAACGGCTTGCCTTGTGACAGCTGCGTGCGGAGTTGGTCGAGCACCGCCCGGCTGGTACGCGAGCCCTGGAGCATACGCGGCGTCTTACCGATGACCTCCTCGCTGGTGTAGCCGGTCATCCGTTCAAATGCGGGGTTGGCGTACTCGATCCGCGGGCCTGGCCTTTCGAGTTGCGCGTCGGTGATCAGTACGGCTTCGTCGGCCTGCTTCACGGCCGACTCGATCAAACGCAACTGTTGCTCGGCCCTTCGCCGCTCGGTGATGTCGCGGGTCACGGCGATCAACTCCGTGACTGCGCCCGTCGCCGGGTCATTCACCGCCCGGCCGGTCACTTCCGCCCAGATGTAGCTGCCGTCGCGCCGTCGCTTACGAAACACCGCCGGCCCACCGATACCGGTGTCCTGCAACTGCTGGCGGACCTCGCGGAGGATCGGCTCGTCGTCTGGGTGAACGCCGGCAAACGCGGACTTGCCCAGCAGCTCTTCCGGCTTGTAGCCGAGCATCGGCAGGCAACTCGGCGAGACGTAACGGTACGAGCCATCGGGCCCGTGGCGAGAGATCATGTCGCTGGCGTGCTCGGCCAGCAGGCGATACCGCGCTTCGCTCTCGCGCAGCGCCTGGGCGACCGCCTCATGCGCGGCGAGCCGTTTTTCGAGCGCGTCGCGTGCGTCGGTCAGTTCCTGTGTGCGTTCGCGAACCCGCCGCTCGATTTCCTGCTCGACCGCCTCCGCATCCGTTAGCCGACCTTTCGACTTGACGCCCTTGCCCCCACCCGGTTCGTCGCGCTTCTGCGACATCAGTCTGCCCTTTCCACCCCCCCGTTAAGACCCAGGCTCGCTCGCCAGCGGCATTCACCGGCCAACTGCTTTGGCTCCACTGACGACATGCTGGCGTGCGCCAAACC from Phycisphaerales bacterium AB-hyl4 includes the following:
- a CDS encoding phosphotransferase, translated to MPEDPSKASKSASSSIGSDVVAISGNAGASGADVSSAASTASASSRPGGSGRAKFGTSELAIVLSHYDIGVVEAIQEFPRGSRKAPKLLVKAETGRYLLKRRARGKNDAEKVAFCHALQIHLADRQFPLPHLIGTRRDNNSMLQWQNHIYELFEYIRGAGYDASLEATGDSGKILGLFHRLLRNFKSRYQPSQGSYHATRTVNSAVQQIPRLLARGPASDKVNEIKKLLDVLLASYENAAERVNSLGLPNWPAQTVHSDWHPGNMLFRGSRVVAVIDYDSARILPRVLDVANGALQFSIIGGGDDPINWPAYIDESRYRRFLRGYDSVPDAMLSHVELKSVPWLMVEALVAEAVIHIAATGSFAHLDGLAFLKMVERKIGWIQKHANHLVQAAAD
- a CDS encoding sigma-70 family RNA polymerase sigma factor, yielding MTKLTHPHSPLAQARKHQQVSLSRSQRPLNIRDQATLKRLLTEKFEHVHDELFDLPEAEAMRKVFDEAPPIQKPDTSWYHPVMDNATQVRAGKNVGTVLLSAKEERALFLQFNYCRFRTVQWRDRFIEQDEIDPDEGREALIWFHKSEAFRDQIAQTNLALVLAMAKRTRMSEVDFADLVSEGNMALLRAVDKFDVSRGFKFSTYACRAILKAFSRSGVKLSKYRQMFPTDFDPKLEKSNYMEKKRETHEDECVDELRQIIRSNRADLSDIEQEVIQHRFAIDRDSGKGDEQGQALTLEQVGRIIGVTKERVRQIQNKALEKIRQTLESDFLE
- a CDS encoding PAS domain S-box protein, which gives rise to MSQKRDEPGGGKGVKSKGRLTDAEAVEQEIERRVRERTQELTDARDALEKRLAAHEAVAQALRESEARYRLLAEHASDMISRHGPDGSYRYVSPSCLPMLGYKPEELLGKSAFAGVHPDDEPILREVRQQLQDTGIGGPAVFRKRRRDGSYIWAEVTGRAVNDPATGAVTELIAVTRDITERRRAEQQLRLIESAVKQADEAVLITDAQLERPGPRIEYANPAFERMTGYTSEEVIGKTPRMLQGSRTSRAVLDQLRTQLSQGKPFQGETFNYRKDGGEYVLSWHIGPVRDEHGRITHWVSIQRDITAQKQAEQLARQRQAELIHVSRLSTMGELASELAHELNQPLAAISSYVQGALNRIGDTPLDPEASRDLLGRVAAQADRASQIIRRLRRFVRKREPQRTLVDVNELIRGAIELIEPELRHQSVQIDLALMDNLPQIAADPVQIEQVLLNLMRNAMEAMDRTPTPERKLCLASEVIDDAHVQISVRDNGYGIPKHQLDHIFEPFFTTKQRGMGMGLPISHSIAEAHGGRIEAHPLTTGGMDFRLILPTEGNDVD